One segment of Capnocytophaga sp. oral taxon 878 DNA contains the following:
- a CDS encoding alkylphosphonate utilization protein yields the protein MIEILKSRSGNCCELCGNTEKLSVYTVPPARNESTDDSILVCNTCLSQIQNPETMDSNHWRCLNDSMWSEHRPVKVMAWRLLNRLKNEGWSLDLLNMMYLDEEELAFAQASDDHLEESEKVIHKDSNGAVLANGDNVVLIKDLKVKGTSMTAKQGTVVRKITLDPENAEYIEGKVEGQQIVILTQYVKKA from the coding sequence ATGATAGAAATCTTAAAATCCCGTAGTGGTAATTGTTGCGAGCTTTGTGGAAACACTGAGAAGCTAAGTGTATATACTGTACCTCCTGCTAGAAATGAAAGTACTGATGATAGTATTTTGGTATGTAATACTTGCCTTAGCCAAATACAAAACCCTGAAACTATGGATAGCAACCATTGGCGTTGCTTAAACGATAGTATGTGGAGCGAGCACCGCCCTGTAAAGGTTATGGCATGGCGACTGCTGAATAGGCTAAAGAATGAAGGATGGTCATTAGACCTTTTGAATATGATGTATCTGGATGAAGAAGAGTTAGCTTTTGCGCAAGCTAGTGATGACCACTTGGAAGAAAGTGAAAAAGTAATTCATAAAGATAGTAATGGAGCTGTACTTGCTAATGGTGATAATGTAGTACTAATAAAAGACCTAAAAGTAAAAGGTACTAGTATGACTGCTAAACAAGGTACTGTAGTGCGCAAAATAACTCTTGACCCTGAGAATGCTGAGTATATAGAAGGTAAAGTAGAAGGGCAACAAATTGTTATCCTTACCCAATATGTGAAGAAAGCATAA
- the htpG gene encoding molecular chaperone HtpG yields MKGNINVSVENIFPLIKKFLYSDHEIFLRELISNATDATLKLKHLTSIGEAKVEYGNPIIEVKVDKENKTLHIIDQGIGMTAEEVEKYINQIAFSGAEEFLEKYKDTAKDAGVIGHFGLGFYSAFMVAKEVEIITKSYTDAPAVRWVCDGSPEFSLDETDLRKERGTEIILHIADDSVEFLEDYRIEELLRKYNRFMPIPIKFGTKQEPLPRPENAPEDYKTEYVTVDNIVNNPTPAWTKQPTDLKDEDYKAFYHELYPMQFDEPLFHIHLNVDYPFHLTGILYFPKLSNDMQLQKDRIQLYQNQVFVTDNVEGIVPEFLTMLKGVIDSPDIPLNVSRSYLQADGNVKKIANYITRKVSDKLKSLFTSNREDFQNKWNDIKIVLEYGMLTDDKFYEKAGDFMLYPTTDDKYYTLAELKEAIKDQQTDKEGKLVVLYAQNKEQQYTAIEQAKEKGYEVLLLDSPIVSHLIQKLEGDNEKLTFTRVDAAPIAKLIQKEEPIIAKLSEEEKNTLKTEIEKVIPKEGYMVQLEDLDSDDTPFVINQPEFMRRMKEMSATGGGGMFGAFPEVYHVVVNSNSALAGAIIHASDESTKESIIKQAFDLARLSQGLLKGKELSEFVKRNWELGKLGN; encoded by the coding sequence ATGAAAGGAAATATAAACGTTTCGGTGGAAAACATTTTTCCGCTTATTAAAAAGTTTTTATATAGCGATCACGAGATATTTTTGCGTGAGCTTATATCAAACGCTACTGATGCTACCCTTAAACTTAAACACCTTACCAGCATAGGTGAAGCGAAGGTGGAGTACGGCAATCCTATAATTGAGGTGAAGGTGGATAAAGAAAATAAAACCCTTCATATTATTGACCAAGGGATTGGTATGACGGCTGAAGAAGTGGAAAAGTATATCAACCAGATTGCTTTTTCGGGAGCGGAGGAATTTTTGGAGAAATATAAGGATACTGCCAAAGATGCTGGTGTGATAGGGCATTTTGGATTGGGATTCTATTCGGCTTTTATGGTAGCCAAAGAGGTAGAGATTATTACCAAATCATACACTGATGCTCCTGCTGTACGATGGGTGTGTGATGGTAGTCCTGAGTTCAGCTTAGATGAAACAGACCTACGCAAGGAGCGCGGTACTGAAATTATATTGCACATAGCTGATGACTCGGTTGAGTTTCTGGAAGACTACCGCATAGAAGAGCTATTGCGCAAATACAATCGTTTTATGCCAATACCTATTAAATTCGGCACTAAACAAGAACCGCTACCGCGCCCAGAGAATGCTCCTGAAGACTATAAAACAGAGTATGTAACGGTTGATAACATAGTAAATAATCCGACCCCTGCGTGGACAAAGCAGCCTACTGATTTGAAAGATGAGGATTATAAAGCTTTCTATCATGAACTTTATCCTATGCAGTTTGATGAACCGCTGTTCCATATTCATTTGAATGTAGATTATCCGTTCCATCTTACTGGTATACTGTATTTTCCTAAGCTTAGCAACGATATGCAGTTACAGAAAGACCGCATACAGTTGTATCAGAACCAAGTGTTTGTTACAGATAATGTAGAAGGTATAGTGCCAGAGTTCTTGACAATGCTTAAAGGTGTGATAGACTCACCTGATATCCCGCTAAACGTATCACGCTCATATCTTCAAGCTGATGGTAATGTAAAGAAGATTGCCAATTATATTACTCGTAAGGTTTCGGATAAGTTAAAATCACTATTCACTAGCAATCGTGAGGACTTCCAGAATAAGTGGAATGACATTAAGATAGTGCTTGAATACGGTATGCTTACTGATGACAAATTCTATGAAAAAGCAGGCGACTTTATGCTTTATCCCACTACAGATGACAAATATTACACTTTGGCGGAGCTAAAAGAAGCTATTAAAGACCAACAAACAGATAAAGAAGGTAAATTGGTTGTGTTATATGCTCAGAATAAAGAGCAACAGTACACTGCTATTGAGCAAGCTAAAGAAAAAGGATATGAAGTGCTTTTATTAGACAGCCCTATTGTATCACACTTGATACAAAAGTTAGAAGGTGATAATGAAAAACTCACTTTTACGCGTGTAGATGCTGCCCCAATAGCGAAACTCATACAGAAAGAAGAGCCTATTATTGCTAAACTATCGGAAGAAGAGAAAAACACCTTAAAAACTGAAATAGAAAAGGTAATCCCTAAGGAAGGTTATATGGTGCAGTTGGAAGATTTGGATAGTGATGACACGCCTTTTGTTATCAATCAGCCGGAGTTTATGCGCAGAATGAAAGAAATGAGTGCTACTGGTGGCGGTGGTATGTTTGGAGCCTTCCCTGAGGTATATCACGTAGTGGTAAATAGCAACTCGGCCTTGGCAGGGGCTATTATACACGCGAGTGATGAAAGTACTAAAGAATCCATTATAAAACAAGCCTTTGACTTGGCACGCTTATCACAAGGATTATTAAAGGGTAAAGAACTTTCAGAATTTGTAAAAAGAAACTGGGAATTGGGCAAATTGGGCAATTAA
- the pta gene encoding phosphate acetyltransferase, with amino-acid sequence MNKSVYIIATNAHSGKSVVSLGVLQMIMRNTTKVGYFKPIIESKSKKDQLIETVLQYFKLDMSYDEAFAFSRKEIIALKNEGNIGEVYDTIIKKYKALESKFDFVLVDTSSLVEDSVFDSNFNASIAQSLNIPVLMVLKDNFASEEELINQVQVDLNNLLEQDVRVLSVFVNKAVNATKSTQDKLEQIFKGVTFTMIPRREELSRPTIREIANALNAEFLYKGDNIDVTTKQTVVGAMQLSNYLSNLNEDSLAVLPTDRTDLIAGTLVANYSNYSNVKGMVLYGGFEPDKSILKILEGIQKNIPIMLSKSNTFETANLIGNIKSGIYPENTEKVNMLLQLFDENVDEQKLNNSISSFKSETITPRMFQYNMVQKARKGQKHIVLPEGTDDRILTAASQLAEDELVYITILGEPEAIKTRAKNILSLKWNEERISIVNPADSPKYEAYAEKLYELRKSKGLELSQAKDLMLDASYFGTMMVFLGDADGMVSGAVNTTAHTIRPSLQFVKTKPGVNTVSSVFFMLLHDRVLVYGDCAVVPNPTAEQLADIAISSADSAIAFGIEPKVALLSYSSGNSGSGADVDKVREATALVKERRPELLVEGPIQYDAAVDPKVGKQKMPNSLVAGQANVLIFPDLNTGNNTYKAVQRETGALAIGPMLQGLKKPVNDLSRGATIPDIYNTVLITAIQSEF; translated from the coding sequence ATGAATAAATCAGTTTATATCATCGCTACTAATGCCCACAGTGGTAAGTCGGTGGTAAGTTTGGGTGTATTGCAAATGATTATGCGCAATACTACCAAAGTAGGTTATTTTAAGCCTATCATTGAAAGTAAATCAAAAAAAGACCAGCTTATTGAGACTGTTTTGCAATATTTTAAGCTGGATATGAGCTATGACGAGGCTTTTGCTTTTTCGCGCAAGGAAATTATTGCTCTTAAGAATGAGGGTAATATAGGTGAGGTGTATGACACTATCATCAAGAAGTACAAGGCTTTGGAGAGCAAGTTTGATTTTGTATTGGTGGATACTTCGAGCTTGGTGGAAGATAGCGTTTTTGATAGTAATTTTAATGCTTCGATAGCTCAGAGTTTGAATATTCCTGTGCTGATGGTATTGAAGGATAATTTTGCTTCGGAAGAGGAGCTTATTAACCAAGTGCAAGTGGATTTGAACAATCTTTTGGAGCAAGATGTGCGTGTACTTAGTGTATTTGTGAACAAGGCTGTGAATGCTACTAAAAGCACTCAAGATAAATTGGAGCAAATTTTTAAAGGAGTTACCTTTACTATGATTCCGCGCAGGGAAGAGCTTTCACGCCCTACAATTCGTGAGATTGCTAATGCGCTGAATGCTGAGTTTTTGTACAAGGGTGATAACATTGATGTTACTACTAAGCAGACTGTAGTGGGTGCTATGCAACTTTCTAACTACTTAAGTAATCTTAATGAGGATAGTCTTGCTGTGCTTCCTACAGACCGTACTGACTTAATAGCGGGTACTTTGGTGGCTAACTACTCTAACTATTCAAATGTAAAAGGGATGGTGTTATATGGTGGTTTTGAGCCTGATAAATCAATATTGAAGATATTGGAGGGCATCCAGAAGAATATTCCTATAATGCTATCAAAGAGTAATACTTTTGAGACTGCTAATCTTATAGGCAATATAAAATCGGGCATTTATCCTGAAAATACTGAGAAAGTGAATATGCTTTTGCAGTTATTTGATGAGAATGTAGATGAGCAAAAGTTGAATAATAGTATTTCGTCATTCAAATCGGAAACTATTACGCCACGTATGTTCCAATATAATATGGTACAGAAAGCACGTAAAGGGCAAAAACATATTGTACTGCCTGAAGGTACTGATGACCGTATTCTTACAGCTGCTTCACAACTAGCTGAAGATGAATTGGTATATATTACTATTTTGGGAGAACCTGAAGCTATTAAAACGCGTGCTAAGAACATTTTGAGCTTGAAATGGAATGAGGAGCGCATTAGCATAGTAAATCCTGCTGATAGTCCTAAATATGAGGCTTATGCTGAAAAGCTGTATGAATTGCGCAAGAGCAAAGGATTGGAGCTTTCTCAAGCTAAAGACTTAATGCTTGATGCCTCTTACTTCGGTACTATGATGGTATTCTTGGGTGATGCTGATGGTATGGTATCTGGAGCTGTGAATACGACAGCACATACTATACGCCCATCATTACAATTTGTAAAGACTAAACCAGGTGTGAATACTGTATCATCGGTATTCTTTATGTTATTACACGACCGTGTATTAGTGTATGGTGACTGTGCTGTAGTACCTAACCCAACAGCAGAACAATTAGCAGATATTGCTATCAGTTCGGCTGACTCGGCTATTGCTTTTGGTATAGAGCCTAAGGTAGCCTTACTTTCATACTCATCAGGAAACTCGGGTAGTGGGGCTGATGTAGATAAAGTACGTGAGGCTACTGCGCTTGTAAAAGAACGCCGCCCTGAACTATTGGTAGAAGGACCTATACAGTATGATGCTGCTGTTGATCCTAAAGTAGGTAAACAAAAGATGCCAAACTCATTGGTGGCAGGACAAGCTAATGTGCTTATTTTCCCTGACCTAAATACTGGTAATAACACTTATAAAGCTGTACAGCGTGAAACAGGAGCTTTGGCTATAGGACCTATGTTACAAGGTTTGAAAAAACCTGTGAACGACCTGAGCCGTGGGGCTACTATTCCTGATATTTATAACACTGTACTTATAACAGCGATACAATCAGAGTTTTAA
- a CDS encoding exo-alpha-sialidase produces MKQVFTIFSLFFLSVLYGQKGNTFSQQQMPLVTDKENLVTSLSLPVKQGTSLNEIALNFKAKKLDLSEVLVYVGNSSKRENSVLFGKTSVLGKKTKVQGNFKATNDSVFAWVYVRTTKNPDLLNKVILSGIQFNTNNGKVRYCNKSKEGQRFGITLRHRNQDGINCYRIPGLATTNKGTLIAIYDNRYNNCKDLQEDINVGMSRSTDGGQTWEPMKEVIDMGEWGGLPNRLNGVGDAAVLVDEKTNTIWVMGLWQHGLSPDKMSWWGSKTGMTPEETGQIVIVKSEDDGVTWSKPINITSQMKDPSWYLFFDGPGRGITMSDGTLVFAGQFKDKDQVPHSTIIYSKDSGKTWHVGTGAKSHTTEAQVVELADGSLMLNMRDDRNHFNSKVADNLNGRSVAITKDMGKTWVEHSTSRSALIEPNCMASIISYKDKKGKQYLFFSNPADKRQRVNLSIKVSDDEGNTWDKLPEVLLHKEANMGYSCLTIIDGKYIGILYEGNGDLYFQKVPIKEFIK; encoded by the coding sequence ATGAAACAAGTATTTACTATTTTCAGTTTGTTTTTCCTTAGCGTGCTATATGGCCAGAAAGGAAATACCTTTTCACAACAACAGATGCCTTTAGTAACTGATAAAGAGAATTTAGTAACCTCATTATCATTACCTGTAAAACAAGGAACTTCCCTTAATGAAATTGCATTAAATTTCAAAGCTAAAAAGCTTGATCTTAGTGAGGTATTGGTATATGTAGGTAATAGTTCAAAAAGAGAAAATTCTGTTCTTTTTGGTAAGACTTCGGTATTAGGAAAGAAAACTAAAGTACAAGGAAACTTCAAAGCTACTAATGACTCTGTTTTTGCTTGGGTGTATGTGCGTACTACTAAAAACCCTGATTTGTTAAACAAAGTTATTTTATCGGGTATTCAGTTTAATACTAATAATGGTAAGGTAAGGTACTGCAATAAGAGTAAGGAAGGACAGCGTTTTGGTATTACCTTACGCCACCGCAATCAAGATGGTATTAACTGTTACCGTATACCAGGCTTGGCTACTACTAACAAAGGTACCCTAATTGCAATATACGATAACCGTTATAATAACTGCAAAGACTTGCAAGAAGACATTAATGTAGGTATGAGTAGAAGTACTGATGGTGGACAAACTTGGGAACCTATGAAAGAAGTTATTGATATGGGTGAATGGGGAGGACTTCCTAACCGATTAAATGGAGTAGGAGATGCTGCTGTATTAGTAGATGAAAAAACTAATACTATTTGGGTTATGGGCTTATGGCAACATGGCCTTTCGCCTGATAAAATGAGTTGGTGGGGTTCTAAAACTGGTATGACCCCAGAAGAAACAGGACAAATAGTAATAGTAAAAAGTGAAGATGATGGTGTTACTTGGAGTAAACCGATTAATATTACTTCACAAATGAAGGATCCTTCTTGGTATTTGTTCTTTGATGGTCCTGGTCGTGGTATTACTATGAGTGATGGTACTCTTGTTTTTGCGGGACAATTTAAAGATAAAGACCAAGTACCTCATTCTACTATTATTTACAGTAAAGATAGTGGTAAAACTTGGCATGTGGGTACGGGAGCAAAATCACATACTACTGAGGCGCAAGTGGTAGAGCTTGCGGATGGCTCGCTAATGCTAAATATGCGTGATGACCGCAATCATTTTAACTCAAAGGTAGCTGATAACTTAAATGGGCGTTCGGTAGCTATTACTAAAGATATGGGTAAGACTTGGGTAGAACACTCTACTTCACGCAGTGCGCTGATAGAGCCAAACTGTATGGCAAGCATCATATCATACAAAGATAAAAAAGGTAAACAATACCTTTTCTTCTCGAACCCTGCTGATAAACGCCAACGTGTAAATCTATCTATTAAAGTAAGTGATGATGAGGGAAATACTTGGGATAAACTCCCTGAGGTATTGCTTCATAAAGAAGCGAATATGGGTTATTCTTGCTTAACTATTATTGATGGTAAATATATTGGTATTTTATATGAAGGTAATGGTGACTTGTATTTCCAAAAAGTGCCTATTAAAGAATTTATCAAATAA